The Streptomyces sp. NBC_01142 genomic interval GGGGGAGATCGCCGCGCTCAAGATCACGGGGGCGCGGATCACCGGCGTACTGGACCTGAAGTACGCCACGATCGACGCCGCCATCCGGCTGAGCCACTGCCAATTCGACGGTGTTCCCAACCTGTACGGTGCCCAGCTGCGCCAGCTCAATCTGAGCAAGTCCGTTCTGCCGGGCTTGACCTCGGCGACCTTGCGGGTCGAGGGGGTGCTGCGGATGACGGACTGCCGTGTGCGGGGGCCGGTGCGGCTCGGCGGGGCGCAGATCTCCGGGGCGCTTTTCATGGAACGCGCGGAGTTCACGGCGCCGGACGACTCCGAGCCGGTGCTGCAGCTCAACCAGGCCGCGATCGGGGACGACGTGTGGGCGCCAGAGATGCGCGCACACGGACAGGTACGGCTCACCGGCGCCTCCGTCGCCGGGCGGATCAACGTTCAGGACGCCGAGTTCAACAAGCCCGATGGCACCGCGCTGGACGCGCAGAACCTCACCGTGGGAGCCCATGTACGGGCGCGGTGCGTACGAGCGCAGGGCCGGGTCGAGCTCCGAGGTTCGCGCATATCGGGCCGTCTCGACCTGCTCCACGCCCACCTGTCGAATCCGGGCGACACGGCACTGCGTGCGAGCAGTTGTGTCATTGGTGAACTCTGGCTGCGCAGGGGCGATCGCATCGAGGGCGCCCTGAATCTGCGGCGTTCTCACATAGAGATCCTGACCCTTGAACCGGAGATGCTGC includes:
- a CDS encoding membrane-associated oxidoreductase, translating into MSETNDLTPAEVRVWRAFPRGEPVDFRAAENEDPALGNTWGAERTVRASVLRALLLKAPQEEGEIAALKITGARITGVLDLKYATIDAAIRLSHCQFDGVPNLYGAQLRQLNLSKSVLPGLTSATLRVEGVLRMTDCRVRGPVRLGGAQISGALFMERAEFTAPDDSEPVLQLNQAAIGDDVWAPEMRAHGQVRLTGASVAGRINVQDAEFNKPDGTALDAQNLTVGAHVRARCVRAQGRVELRGSRISGRLDLLHAHLSNPGDTALRASSCVIGELWLRRGDRIEGALNLRRSHIEILTLEPEMLPDQVHLSNLTYTVLTPHEPAERRLPMLERDGDRYEPYGYEQLTAAYRHVGDDDAARLVQLAKQRRRRATLTWYGRLWGYVQDATVGYGFRPLRAAVWLLSLMTIGSIAYGLDHPRPIKADEAPDFNPVFYTLDLLLPVINFGQESAFAPDGRHQWLSYTLIITGWILATTIVTGVTRTVSRQ